The DNA region CAACAGCGACCTCCGAATGACTGGCCTGAACACGGAGTTCATGGCGCTGGCCAACCACCGCAAGGCGATTCGCGCCGAGCTCAAGGCATACGCGGAGCGGGTCCGGGACATCGAGACCGCGGCGGTCACGGTGGCGATGCGCGCCAGCGGGGTCGACCTGCAGAAATACCCGCCGGTGGCGGTCTCGATGATCATCGCCCAGGTGGCCCGCAGCCTGTGCAATGAGAGTGCGGTCGGGGTCACGCTGGGCCATGACGAGTTGCGCGCGTTCATGAAGCGCCAACTCGATCTCCTGGCCGCGCCGCCACCCGCGGGCACGTGAACCGCCGGCGCCTGGCTCTCGGCCCGGATGGTTGACAGCCGCGCCGCATCAGTGTCACGCTCCTGATCGATCGACCAGTTCCGGTCGATCGAGCCATCACGCCGGACGGGCGATCGCTTGCCGGCGTCCAAGGAATCGAGGAGCGTCATGGGCGGACGAGTCGAGGGGAAGGTCGCGTTCATCACCGGCGCGGCGCGCGGCCAGGGGCGTAGTCACGCCGTACGACTGGCCGAGGAAGGCGCGGACATCATCGCGATCGATGTCTGCCGGAAGATCAGCAGCGACAGTCGAATTCCGTCGTCCACCCCCGACGAGTTGGCCGCAACCGCGGACCTGGTCAAGAACCTCGGCCGTCGCATCGTCACTGCCGAGGTCGACGTCCGCGACCACGACGCGATGAAGGAGGTGGTCGACAGCGGCGTCGAGCAGTTGGGCCGGCTGGACATCATCGTGGCCAACGCCGGGATCGGCAACGGTGGCCAGACGCTGGACAAGACCAGTGAAGAAGACTGGGACGACATGATCGACGTCAACCTCTCGGGGGTCTGGAAGTCGGTCAAAGCCGCTGTCCCCCATCTGATCTCCGGCGGAAACGGCGGATCGATCATTCTGACCAGCTCGGTGGGCGGCCTGAAGCCCTACCCCCACACCGGCCACTACATCGCCGCCAAGCACGGCGTCATCGGGTTGATGCGGACCTTCGCCGTCGAACTGGGTCAACACTCGATCCGGGTCAACGCCGTCTGTCCGACCAACGTGAACACGCCCCTGTTCATGAACGACGGCACCATGAAGCTGTTCCGTCCCGATCTGGAGAACCCCGGCGTCGAGGATCTCAAGGTCGCCGCGCAGTTCATGCACGTGCTTCCGGTGGGGTGGGTCGAACCGATCGACATCAGCAACGCGGTGCTGTTCCTGGCTTCGGATGAGTCCCGCTACGTCACCGGACTTCCGGTCACGGTGGACGCGGGCAGCATGCTGAAGTGATGCCGTCGGCCCGAGGTGTGGCCGGGCCGATTCCGGGCACTCTCCGAAGATGAACACCGTCGAGTACACCACCGGCCGCTTCGCCGACGTCTTCGGAGAAGCCTCGGGCCCCACGGTCCTGCTTTGGCACGGCACCCAGACCGACGCCCGGGCCACGGTCCGTCCGCTCGCCCAATTGCTTGCCGACCGCGGGCTCGGGGTGGTGGCCCCGGACTGGAACTCGCACGCCGCGGACCGTGGGCGCTCCGACCTGTTGAGCTCCGTGGAATTCGCACGTAGCCGATCCGACCGCCTGGTGCTGGTCGGCTGGTCGCTGGGGGGCGTCGCGGCGGCCGGCCTCACCATCGGGGCCCCCGAGTACGGCGTCGACCTCGCCCACACTGTGTGCCTGGCCGGGGCGTTCATGGTGCCCGACCCGATTTCGGGTGAGCAGCTGAGGCCGCAGTTGTCCGGAGAGCGCACCGGAGCCCCGTTCACGTTGCTACACGGCTTGGCCGACGACGTGGTGCCGGCGCAGACCAGCCGGTCCTTCGCCGCCGATCTCGACCAGGCGGGCTGGCCGGTGCGACTCGTCGAGCTCGAAGCCGATCACGGCAATATCGCTGGGGCGCGGTACGACGCGGCGGCGGACCGCTATGAGCCCGCGCACGACCCGGCGACGCGCCAAGTCGCCGGCACGGTAGCCGACCACATCGCCGGCGTGGCGATGGAACCGCCGGCTACGGGCTGACGACGAGACGTTCCGGGACGGTCACGTGGGAGAGAAGGGGTTGGCCAGCCGGACCCCTTCGATCACCTGCCCGTCGTTGAGGTCCTCGGTCCATAAAGTGTCGCAACGTAATTCGGTTGCGCTGCGCACGATCATGGCATCCCAGAAGGAGAGCTGATGACGACTCGACAGCATCGCAGCGGCAACAACATCGTCGGCCAGCGGCGAGTGGACTCGCCAGCGTGACAAGCTGTTCAATCTGTCGATTGCAACTCCAGAGGCGATCGTCTTGGCGACCTTGCGCGTCGCGTTGACGTAGAACTCCTGTAATACCTGGACGCTGATCGCTCCGCGACGCTCGCGCCACAGCCGATCCACGAGAGCCTGGGACATCTCGTGCTTTTCACCCGCTGTCGCATCGTATGCATAGAGCAGAATATTCGTGTCGACGAACTCCACGGTCAGCGCTCGTGGAGTTCGTCGCGGGACCACGTGATCGGCCCCACCCGCAGATCGAGGCCGTCGCTCATCAATCGACGCTCAGCCGCCCAGACCTCGTCATAGTCACGCACATCGCCGACTAGCTGCTCCAGCAGGCGCGCAACCAGGCTCGATACCGACGTATCGCGCTGAGCGGCCAGCACCTTCGCGCGGCGAACCAACTCCTCTGGCATCGACAACGTGATGTTCTTGGTTGCCATGTGATCCAGCGTAGCACTGAATCACAGGCACGAACTTCGAGTATCTCGGGAGGTGTCCGCGCCAGCATTGGCACATCGTCGGCCGCCGCGAGTCCATCTACTGATTCAAAATCGTGAACGCGGGAACTAGTCATAGCATGGCCACGTATCGAGTTCTCAATCCACACGGTGATGTCGTCGACACCAAAGACATCGAAAGCGCCGACGACGCCCACGCTTGGTTTGTCGACCAGAAGGCAGATCCCGAACTGGGCTGGCGGATGGAAGTGCGCTCAGACGACGGCGACTGGGCCTTCTTCGACAGCAGCGAAGGCGACCGCAAGTACTAGGTGACTAGTCACCGCTCCGACGGCGGCACACCCCCGATGCGCGCCGTGATGTCCGCAGCCGCGTCCCGGATCTGCTCGCCGAGTTCCATCACGCGGTCACCGGCCAGGGGTTCCGGCGCATCGACCAGGCTCAAGACCAGCGCCGCAGCGGACTCGGCGTTGAAGACCGCGGCGCTGATCGCGACCACCCGGTAGGACAGCTCGGGGTGGATGTCGCGCAGCAGAGAATCTGCGTGTGGGCTCCCCGTGAGCTCCCGCAGAGTCGGCCCGGCGGCGAGACTCTGCAACGACAAGGCGTGCTGTCCTCGTTGCTGTTGGACCACCTCGGCAACGCCGGTGCCGTCTCGGGAAAGGTGTTCGACCGCATATCCGCGCTCCCTGATCAATTGCAGCGCAGACGAATAGGCGCCTTCGAGGATGCCGGCTGCGATACCGAGGTCCCGCTCGCCCCGTGCGTGCCATTGCCCGAGTTGATAATCCGGCAGCCACGCGGCGGCCACGGCTCCCAGCGGCGGAGCGAAGTCGACCCGGTCGCCGAGCCGAAGACCCAGGCTCCCCCGGCGCCCGCTCGCGGGCTGGATGATCTCGGCGACCACCAAGTCGGCGGCCGACGGGACGAAACCCAGACACACCACGTCGGCCGCGTCGGCGAGCGCATGCATGGCGTCGCGGGCGTGGTCGACCACGTCGATGGCCCCCGCCGCGGCCTGGCCGACCGGGATCAGCGCCGGGCCCAGCTGATAGGTCTTGTGACGAGGGTGGCGCACCAGCCAGCCGGCCCTGGTCAATGCGATGACCATCGGATAGCAGGTTGCCTTCGCGGTCCCGAGGTGTCGAGCGATCTCGGCCAGGGTCCGGCCCCGGCCGGGCTCGGCCATCAGCAGATCCATCAGCAGCAAGATCCGCTCGGTTTGCGGCGATTCACGCACCATTGTTTGCACTATGCCAACAGTGGAACGCACTATGCAACTTCGCTATGGTCGAGGCGGCGTCACGACGTGACGCGGCACACGAACGTAGAAAAGAGTGAGACCAATGTCGGTCACCGGTGGACAGTTGCTGGCCCAGGCGCTCGCCGACGCGGGGGTCGACGATGTATTCACGCTGCACGGCGGTCACCTCGACGCCTTCCTGGTCGCCTGTGGCGATGCCGGGATCCGACTGACGGACACCCGCCACGAATCCAGCGCCGGCCACGCCGCCGATGCCTATGCGCGCGAAACCGGCAAGTTCGGGGTGTGCGTCGTAACCTCGGGACCCGGCTTCACCAATGTCTACAGTGCGCTGGCGAACGCCTTCCTGGACCGGGTGCCCACGCTGTTCATCGTGGGGGCGCCGCCGCTGCGGGAGACCGAAACCAACCCGCTGCAGGGCGGTTTCGACCAGATCGCCGCCGCCGCGCCGGTCACCAAATGGTCGCACCGGGTTACCGACCCCGCGCGCATTCCCGAACTGGTGGCGCTGGCCGTGCGCAAGGCCACCTCCGGTGCGCCCGGCCCCGTGCTGCTGGAGATCCCGATCGACGTCATGTTCTCCGAGGCCGAGGCAGACCGGGTGCGCCGCCCCACCAACTACGTGCTCGACAGCCGCACCGCGCCGGAGCCCGCGGCAATCGACCGCGCACTCGAAGTCCTGCACAGCGCGCAGCGGCCGGCCATCCTCATCGGCGGCGGCGTCGTGTTCTCCGGCGCCTCCGAGGCCCTGGTGCAATTCGCTGAAACCGTCGGCGCCCCGGTGTATTACCCCGGCAAGGCCGACGGCGCCATCCCGGCCAGCCATCGCCTCGCCGCCGGCGGGTTGCTGGCGCTCAGCGCGCTGCCGATGGCGGGCCTGGACACCCCCGACGTGGTCTTCCTCGTCGGCACCCGGTCGGGCATGTTCACCGGCGGGCGCGCCAGCGTGTTCCCCGGCGCCCGCATCGTGCAGATCGACCTCGACGCCTCCGAGATCGGCCGCATGCACGACGTTGAGGTACCCATCGTCGCCGACTGCCGGGCCACCCTGGAGGCGTTCAACGCCAAGGCAGCCGAACAGGATTGGCCCGACTGGTCGTCGTGGGTGCAGGCCGCCACCGGCATGCGCGCCATGCACACGGCGCTTTACACCGACGAGGCCACCTCCACCGGCAAGCCGCACCCCTACTTCGCCGCCCGGGCCGTCGTCGAGGCCTGTCCGCCCGACACCATCTTCGTCCTGGACGGCGCCGAGGCTCCGCAGTGGGCCGAATTCTTCACCACCGCCGAGGAAGTCGGTCAGATCCTGCGGTTGGGTTACCTCGGCTGCCTCGGTGTCGGTCCCGGCTTCGCCATCGGCGCTCACCGCGCCCGGCCCGATGCGCCGATCGTGCTCATCACCGGCGACGGCGCCGCTGGTTTCCACATCCAAGAGTTCGACACCATGGTCCGGCACCGCATCCCCGTCGTCACGGTCGTGTTCAACAACGCGGTCTGGGGCATGTCCATCCACGGGCAGCAGGCGGTATACGGCCAGCCCGGCGTGGTCGTGACCGAACTGGCCGAGACCCGCTACGACCAGGTGGCCCAGGCCTTCGGCGCGCACGGCGAGCATGTCAGCTCGGTCAGCGCGATCCCCGACGCCATGAAGCGTGCCTTCGCCGCCGGCGGACCGGCCTGCATCAACCTCGAGGTCGACCCGGAGATCGTGCACCCGATCACCACCATGATGCTCGGCGATGTCAACGCGACAGACGAGATCGTCGTGCCGTACTACGAGAACATTCCGCGCTGATCGACGACTGCTATCTAGCTGTGTATCAAGCAGATCCGGCTGCGTTTCGCCAGCGCACGGTTTCGTCCTAGTCTGTTACGAAACCTGACTGTAGGAGGGGCCGTGCCGGACCATGAGGTTCGAATGATCGTGCTGTCCACCGATGATCTCGATGAGTCGATCCGGTTCTACAGCGAAACCCTGGGCATGGCCGTGAAGTTCCGCGACGGCGCCCACTTCGCCGCGCTGGATGGCGGATCGGTGACCCTCGGGCTGGCCACGGCCGTGGACCATCCGATACCCGGTCAGGTCGTCGTCGGCATCAAGACGACCGACGTCGACGGCGCCGCCAAGGCCGTCGAGGCGAGCGGCGGCGGCATCGTCAAGGGCCCGTACGACGACGCGCACGAGCGACGCGCGGTGGTGTACGACAACAAGGGCAACGGGCTGGTCTTCTACAGTCCGCTGGCGCGCTGAACACGCCCGCGAAACCTTGGACGACCCAGCGGATCAGGGGCGGGGCGGTTTCGTTCGCAGCGTCGCCCTGGAACTGATGAGTTCGGTCAGCACCAGGTAGAGCGACCTACGTAAGTCCTCGATGTCGGGCAATGGTTGGGTCTGCTGGTACCCGGTGAGAACGAACATCCCCAGCCGCGCCAGGCTGTGCGCTTCGAGCGGATCGTCCACGAGTCGCAGCACCATCTCGAAGGTGACGCGGTACCGCTGCTCATCGACAGCGGCCTGGATCCGACGAACCTCCTGGTCACTGTGCGACCA from Mycolicibacterium sp. MU0053 includes:
- a CDS encoding TetR/AcrR family transcriptional regulator is translated as MASPRKTPPADTGARSRLIEATAQIMRDEGYAAATSRRVATEAGVKQALVYYYFPTMDDLFVEVLRTGAEVSLANMRAALTDNDPIRTLWLINSDLRMTGLNTEFMALANHRKAIRAELKAYAERVRDIETAAVTVAMRASGVDLQKYPPVAVSMIIAQVARSLCNESAVGVTLGHDELRAFMKRQLDLLAAPPPAGT
- a CDS encoding mycofactocin-coupled SDR family oxidoreductase produces the protein MGGRVEGKVAFITGAARGQGRSHAVRLAEEGADIIAIDVCRKISSDSRIPSSTPDELAATADLVKNLGRRIVTAEVDVRDHDAMKEVVDSGVEQLGRLDIIVANAGIGNGGQTLDKTSEEDWDDMIDVNLSGVWKSVKAAVPHLISGGNGGSIILTSSVGGLKPYPHTGHYIAAKHGVIGLMRTFAVELGQHSIRVNAVCPTNVNTPLFMNDGTMKLFRPDLENPGVEDLKVAAQFMHVLPVGWVEPIDISNAVLFLASDESRYVTGLPVTVDAGSMLK
- a CDS encoding alpha/beta hydrolase family protein; the encoded protein is MNTVEYTTGRFADVFGEASGPTVLLWHGTQTDARATVRPLAQLLADRGLGVVAPDWNSHAADRGRSDLLSSVEFARSRSDRLVLVGWSLGGVAAAGLTIGAPEYGVDLAHTVCLAGAFMVPDPISGEQLRPQLSGERTGAPFTLLHGLADDVVPAQTSRSFAADLDQAGWPVRLVELEADHGNIAGARYDAAADRYEPAHDPATRQVAGTVADHIAGVAMEPPATG
- a CDS encoding PIN domain-containing protein, with product MEFVDTNILLYAYDATAGEKHEMSQALVDRLWRERRGAISVQVLQEFYVNATRKVAKTIASGVAIDRLNSLSRWRVHSPLADDVVAAAMLSSRHQLSFWDAMIVRSATELRCDTLWTEDLNDGQVIEGVRLANPFSPT
- a CDS encoding DUF6364 family protein, producing the protein MATKNITLSMPEELVRRAKVLAAQRDTSVSSLVARLLEQLVGDVRDYDEVWAAERRLMSDGLDLRVGPITWSRDELHER
- a CDS encoding IclR family transcriptional regulator, yielding MVRESPQTERILLLMDLLMAEPGRGRTLAEIARHLGTAKATCYPMVIALTRAGWLVRHPRHKTYQLGPALIPVGQAAAGAIDVVDHARDAMHALADAADVVCLGFVPSAADLVVAEIIQPASGRRGSLGLRLGDRVDFAPPLGAVAAAWLPDYQLGQWHARGERDLGIAAGILEGAYSSALQLIRERGYAVEHLSRDGTGVAEVVQQQRGQHALSLQSLAAGPTLRELTGSPHADSLLRDIHPELSYRVVAISAAVFNAESAAALVLSLVDAPEPLAGDRVMELGEQIRDAAADITARIGGVPPSER
- a CDS encoding thiamine pyrophosphate-binding protein; the protein is MSVTGGQLLAQALADAGVDDVFTLHGGHLDAFLVACGDAGIRLTDTRHESSAGHAADAYARETGKFGVCVVTSGPGFTNVYSALANAFLDRVPTLFIVGAPPLRETETNPLQGGFDQIAAAAPVTKWSHRVTDPARIPELVALAVRKATSGAPGPVLLEIPIDVMFSEAEADRVRRPTNYVLDSRTAPEPAAIDRALEVLHSAQRPAILIGGGVVFSGASEALVQFAETVGAPVYYPGKADGAIPASHRLAAGGLLALSALPMAGLDTPDVVFLVGTRSGMFTGGRASVFPGARIVQIDLDASEIGRMHDVEVPIVADCRATLEAFNAKAAEQDWPDWSSWVQAATGMRAMHTALYTDEATSTGKPHPYFAARAVVEACPPDTIFVLDGAEAPQWAEFFTTAEEVGQILRLGYLGCLGVGPGFAIGAHRARPDAPIVLITGDGAAGFHIQEFDTMVRHRIPVVTVVFNNAVWGMSIHGQQAVYGQPGVVVTELAETRYDQVAQAFGAHGEHVSSVSAIPDAMKRAFAAGGPACINLEVDPEIVHPITTMMLGDVNATDEIVVPYYENIPR
- a CDS encoding VOC family protein, which encodes MPDHEVRMIVLSTDDLDESIRFYSETLGMAVKFRDGAHFAALDGGSVTLGLATAVDHPIPGQVVVGIKTTDVDGAAKAVEASGGGIVKGPYDDAHERRAVVYDNKGNGLVFYSPLAR